From a region of the Mercurialis annua linkage group LG1-X, ddMerAnnu1.2, whole genome shotgun sequence genome:
- the LOC126656865 gene encoding uncharacterized protein LOC126656865 isoform X1 yields MSLLRCKLPPFSLSSINPNPIFTPTLHFRSPQTLRILCGAKRTGKKRYPSEKKKVKLKHKQTLQIEEVKDKFDGIWRLSKLSVSVENDPGKDFLGVSDGLLQAIAKAIEFPVASMLPPEAFTVFRKSFDARKMTKEPKFVYTVDMDASKLFTLEPRTQEFISDLKPKVGFVEYLPQERVSGDLLNIINGCEKVKNEKPSENNGSSISSSSADTFKYQTIRKPKIAVVGSGPSGLFASLVLAELGADVTLVERGQPVEQRGRDIGALVVRRILELESNFCFGEGGAGTWSDGKLVTRIGRNSNSVLAVMKTLVQFGAPQNILIDGKPHLGTDKLVPLLRNFRQHLERLGVSIKFGTRLDDLMIENGHVVGIKVSHSKDILPNDGQKLGYDSVILAVGHSARDIYQMLLSHSIHMVPKDFSVGLRVEHPQELIDKIQYAGLASEVRRGRGKVPVADYKIASYISGKDVNMSSNSGAESRSCYSFCMCPGGQVVLTSTNPSELCINGMSFSRRASKWANAALVVTVSTQDFEALNLHGPLAGVEFQREFERRAAVMGGGNFVVPAQTVTDFLANKLSETSLPPSSYRLGVTAANLHELFPSHITDALQHSILMFDKELPGFISENAILHGVETRSSSPVQISRNSDTYESMSLRGLYPIGEGAGYAGGIVSAAVDGMHAGFAVAKKFGLFLGDIESVLGKAQGAGLVKY; encoded by the exons ATGTCTCTTCTCCGTTGCAAGCTCCCTCCTTTCTCACTTTCTTCTATAAACCCTAATCCCATTTTCACTCCAACTCTCCATTTTCGGTCTCCCCAAACACTCCGAATCCTCTGCGGAGCCAAACGAACCGGCAAAAAAAGATACCCATCAGAGAAAAAGAAGGTTAAATTGAAGCATAAACAAACCCTCCAAATTGAGGAGGTCAAGGACAAGTTTGATGGCATTTGGAGACTTTCCAAGCTTTCTGTTTCAGTTGAGAACGACCCTGGCAAAGATTTTCTTGGTGTCTCTGACGGCTTGCTTCAAGCCATTGCTAAGGCTATCGAATTCCCT GTGGCTTCTATGCTTCCACCAGAAGCATTTACTGTTTTTAGGAAGTCTTTTGATGCTAGAAAG ATGACAAAGGAACCCAAGTTTGTTTACACTGTGGATATGGATGCCAGTAAACTTTTTACTCTAGAGCCTCGCACTCAAGAATTCATTTCCGATTTAAAGCCTAAAGTTGGATTTGTAGAATATTTGCCTCAAGAAAGAGTCTCCGGTGATTTGCTCAACATTATAAACGGTTGTGAAAaggtaaaaaatgaaaaaccatCTGAAAATAATGGGTCTAGCATTTCCTCCAGCTCTGCGGACACTTTCAAGTACCAAACAATTAGAAAGCCCAAAATTGCAGTTGTAGGGAGTGGACCATCTGGGTTGTTTGCTTCTCTTGTTCTTGCAGAACTTGGTGCAGATGTTACCTTAGTAGAAAGAGGTCAGCCTGTTGAACAAAGAGGACGTGACATTGGTGCTTTAGTGGTTCGGCGGATTTTAGAACTGGAGAGCAACTTTTGCTTTGGGGAG GGCGGTGCAGGTACTTGGAGTGATGGAAAGCTAGTAACTAGAATTGGAAGGAACAGCAACAGTGTATTAGCT GTTATGAAAACATTAGTTCAGTTTGGTGCTCCACAAAATATATTGATTGATGGGAAGCCTCATCTGGGAACAGATAAGTTGGTTCCGCTGCTTCGCAACTTTAGGCAGCATCTAGAAAGGCTGGGT GTTTCTATAAAGTTTGGCACTAGGTTGGATGATTTAATGATTGAGAATGGACATGTTGTGGGGATAAAAGTTTCTCATTCAAAAGACATATTGCCGAATGACGGCCAGAAGCTGGGGTATGATTCGGTAATACTGGCAGTGGGGCATTCTGCACGTGACATATATCAAATGCTTCTTTCCCATAGTATTCACATGGTCCCAAAAGATTTTTCG GTCGGTTTGCGCGTTGAGCATCCTCAAGAGCTAATAGACAAGATACAG TATGCTGGGTTGGCGTCTGAGGTTCGTAGGGGACGTGGGAAAGTTCCTGTTGCAGATTACAAGATTGCTAGTTATATTAGTGGAAAAGATGTGAACATGTCTTCAAATTCAGGGGCTGAAAGTCGCAGTTGCTATTCTTTTTGCATGTGCCCTGGCGGACAG GTTGTTCTTACCAGTACAAACCCATCAGAACTATGCATCAATGGTATGTCATTTTCTCGTCGAGCTTCCAAGTGGGCAAATGCGGCACTTGTTGTCACTGTCTCGACGCAGGATTTTGAGGCATTGAATTTGCATGGACCACTTGCTGGGGTTGAATTCCAG AGGGAATTTGAGCGAAGAGCAGCTGTAATGGGAGGTGGAAATTTTGTGGTGCCTGCGCAGACAGTTACTGATTTTCTGGCAAATAAATTATCAG AAACATCGTTGCCGCCATCAAGCTATCGCTTAGGAGTAACGGCAGCCAATCTTCATGAGTTGTTTCCCTCTCACATCACAGATGCTCTGCAGCATTCAATCTTGATGTTTGACAAAGAG TTACCAGGATTTATATCCGAGAATGCCATTCTTCACGGGGTAGAG ACTAGAAGTAGTTCTCCTGTTCAGATATCTCGGAACAGTGACACTTATGAGAGTATGTCCTTGAGAGGGCTCTATCCAATCGGTGAAGGAGCAGGTTACGCTGGCGGCATTGTTAGTGCTGCAGTTGATGGCATGCATGCAGGATTCGCTGTGGCGAAAAAGTTTGGTCTGTTCCTCGGCGACATAGAGTCGGTTTTGGGGAAGGCTCAGGGTGCTGGATTGGTGAAGTACTAA
- the LOC126656865 gene encoding uncharacterized protein LOC126656865 isoform X2 — protein sequence MSLLRCKLPPFSLSSINPNPIFTPTLHFRSPQTLRILCGAKRTGKKRYPSEKKKVKLKHKQTLQIEEVKDKFDGIWRLSKLSVSVENDPGKDFLGVSDGLLQAIAKAIEFPVASMLPPEAFTVFRKSFDARKMTKEPKFVYTVDMDASKLFTLEPRTQEFISDLKPKVGFVEYLPQERVSGDLLNIINGCEKVKNEKPSENNGSSISSSSADTFKYQTIRKPKIAVVGSGPSGLFASLVLAELGADVTLVERGQPVEQRGRDIGALVVRRILELESNFCFGEGGAGTWSDGKLVTRIGRNSNSVLAVMKTLVQFGAPQNILIDGKPHLGTDKLVPLLRNFRQHLERLGVSIKFGTRLDDLMIENGHVVGIKVSHSKDILPNDGQKLGYDSVILAVGHSARDIYQMLLSHSIHMVPKDFSVGLRVEHPQELIDKIQYAGLASEVRRGRGKVPVADYKIASYISGKDVNMSSNSGAESRSCYSFCMCPGGQVVLTSTNPSELCINGMSFSRRASKWANAALVVTVSTQDFEALNLHGPLAGVEFQREFERRAAVMGGGNFVVPAQTVTDFLANKLSAWFALFC from the exons ATGTCTCTTCTCCGTTGCAAGCTCCCTCCTTTCTCACTTTCTTCTATAAACCCTAATCCCATTTTCACTCCAACTCTCCATTTTCGGTCTCCCCAAACACTCCGAATCCTCTGCGGAGCCAAACGAACCGGCAAAAAAAGATACCCATCAGAGAAAAAGAAGGTTAAATTGAAGCATAAACAAACCCTCCAAATTGAGGAGGTCAAGGACAAGTTTGATGGCATTTGGAGACTTTCCAAGCTTTCTGTTTCAGTTGAGAACGACCCTGGCAAAGATTTTCTTGGTGTCTCTGACGGCTTGCTTCAAGCCATTGCTAAGGCTATCGAATTCCCT GTGGCTTCTATGCTTCCACCAGAAGCATTTACTGTTTTTAGGAAGTCTTTTGATGCTAGAAAG ATGACAAAGGAACCCAAGTTTGTTTACACTGTGGATATGGATGCCAGTAAACTTTTTACTCTAGAGCCTCGCACTCAAGAATTCATTTCCGATTTAAAGCCTAAAGTTGGATTTGTAGAATATTTGCCTCAAGAAAGAGTCTCCGGTGATTTGCTCAACATTATAAACGGTTGTGAAAaggtaaaaaatgaaaaaccatCTGAAAATAATGGGTCTAGCATTTCCTCCAGCTCTGCGGACACTTTCAAGTACCAAACAATTAGAAAGCCCAAAATTGCAGTTGTAGGGAGTGGACCATCTGGGTTGTTTGCTTCTCTTGTTCTTGCAGAACTTGGTGCAGATGTTACCTTAGTAGAAAGAGGTCAGCCTGTTGAACAAAGAGGACGTGACATTGGTGCTTTAGTGGTTCGGCGGATTTTAGAACTGGAGAGCAACTTTTGCTTTGGGGAG GGCGGTGCAGGTACTTGGAGTGATGGAAAGCTAGTAACTAGAATTGGAAGGAACAGCAACAGTGTATTAGCT GTTATGAAAACATTAGTTCAGTTTGGTGCTCCACAAAATATATTGATTGATGGGAAGCCTCATCTGGGAACAGATAAGTTGGTTCCGCTGCTTCGCAACTTTAGGCAGCATCTAGAAAGGCTGGGT GTTTCTATAAAGTTTGGCACTAGGTTGGATGATTTAATGATTGAGAATGGACATGTTGTGGGGATAAAAGTTTCTCATTCAAAAGACATATTGCCGAATGACGGCCAGAAGCTGGGGTATGATTCGGTAATACTGGCAGTGGGGCATTCTGCACGTGACATATATCAAATGCTTCTTTCCCATAGTATTCACATGGTCCCAAAAGATTTTTCG GTCGGTTTGCGCGTTGAGCATCCTCAAGAGCTAATAGACAAGATACAG TATGCTGGGTTGGCGTCTGAGGTTCGTAGGGGACGTGGGAAAGTTCCTGTTGCAGATTACAAGATTGCTAGTTATATTAGTGGAAAAGATGTGAACATGTCTTCAAATTCAGGGGCTGAAAGTCGCAGTTGCTATTCTTTTTGCATGTGCCCTGGCGGACAG GTTGTTCTTACCAGTACAAACCCATCAGAACTATGCATCAATGGTATGTCATTTTCTCGTCGAGCTTCCAAGTGGGCAAATGCGGCACTTGTTGTCACTGTCTCGACGCAGGATTTTGAGGCATTGAATTTGCATGGACCACTTGCTGGGGTTGAATTCCAG AGGGAATTTGAGCGAAGAGCAGCTGTAATGGGAGGTGGAAATTTTGTGGTGCCTGCGCAGACAGTTACTGATTTTCTGGCAAATAAATTATCAG CTTGGTTTGCTTTGTTTTGCTAG
- the LOC126665361 gene encoding uncharacterized protein LOC126665361: MATEPAMYIRVKRNKSTYFIQCGPAEKILDIKQKLNVLVDKPVSDQRLTLMPNGEVLEDSKSLADHNVENDAVVALTLRKDDNEFEDINILRPNDFYQNRDGDGGNW; encoded by the exons ATGGCGACTGAACCA GCTATGTATATCCGAGTTAAGCGTAACAAGTCAACTTACTTTATCCAATGCGGTCCAGCTGAGAAAATTCTGGATATTAAGCAGAAATTAAATGTTCTGGTTGACAAGCCAGTAAGTGATCAACGACTGACCTTAATGCCGAACGGAGAAGTGTTGGAGGATTCAAAGTCATTGGCCGACCATAAT GTTGAAAATGATGCTGTTGTCGCGTTAACATTGAGAAAAG ATGATAATGAATTTGAGGATATCAATATTTTGCGGCCAAATGATTTCTACCAGAACCGTGACGGAGATGGTGGCAATTGGTGA